The following are encoded in a window of Macadamia integrifolia cultivar HAES 741 unplaced genomic scaffold, SCU_Mint_v3 scaffold_68A, whole genome shotgun sequence genomic DNA:
- the LOC122071742 gene encoding ABC transporter C family member 3-like → MDGFEELKNDFNIWIFFLHSSTTIFLQEFSAYFHLIFLVVVFISWASKRPKMPTFENSKPMLKDTYFYYSLALRSCIGLSFCGLLLCVLNYLFEYSHGWSDLMIVAQLDLASRILTWFVISIYFNSQFSQSSEHKFPILLKIWCVFYFLMSCSYIVIHLGMYWKHSSLPFLLWVSDAVSIIVILLFCYTGLLGKGREEENFNLLEPLLETITGQNNSHDEQGASVGGESITPYAKANLINLFTFAWMGPLLTLGYKKTLNLEDVPQLADCDSANVVFSHFINKFEDDDDDDDSCNGGQINTLKLVKTLILLMWKEILWTALLSIVYTLASYIGPYFIEPFVQYLNSPHQLKYRGYMLVFIFFLSKLINCLSKRHLFFQLRKMAIRVRAALFSIIYRKGLRLSSQSKQSHTSGENTNLMSVDVERIGFFCWYLHDIWRVPIEIVLALLILYKRLGIASLAAFVATIVLMLANVPLGKLLEKFQGKLMDSKDRRMKVTSEALRNMRILKLQGWEMKFLAKIIELRDTETRWLKKVLHTSAISGFVYFSAPMFVSMITFGFCILIGIPLESGKILSALATFEILQEPIYNLPDTISMVVQTKVSLNRVVSFLCLDDLHSNIVQKLPRDGSEVAIEIVKGNFSWNLNSPSLVLKDVNFRVYHGMRVAICGSVGSGKSSLLSCILGEVSKVSGDIELNGTKAYVAQSPWIQSGKIVDNILFGKEMDKERYEKILEACSLKKDLEVFAFGDQTIIGERGINLSGGQKQRIQIARALYHDADIYLLDDPFSAVDAQTGTHLFKECLLGILGSKTLLYVTHQVEFLTSADLILVMREGRITQIGKYEEILSSGTDFSELVGAHEKAFSDFNFTGHGVALDNLVNGEEDSNILCRKKSIQNDKEIEPKNDKTEKIVRFEEQLVQEEKRENGEVGFSVYWKYITATYKGAFVPLILVAQILFQLLLIVSSYWMVMGTPDSKDIKPHVKGSTLIFVFFTLTFGSSLCILIRSMLVVTVGYKTATMLFNKMHLCIFRAPLSFFDSTPSGRILNRASIDQSALDISIPHEIEAFLISIIAFVGTTAVMSQLAWQMLIVFIPVTLTCIWYQKYYIRAARELSRLFGVCQAPIVQHFVESSLGSTTIRCFNQEERFMDTNLKLVDGYSRPKFHFSGAIEWLCFRMDMLASITYAICLVFLILVPKGVLSSGVMGLAVTYGLSFSMHAIVWDLNRLETKIISVERILQYIYIPSEPPLLVEDNRPSCEWPSQGKVDIIDLQIQYAPHLPLILHGLTCTFPGGMKIGIVGRTGSGKSTLALAIFRVIEPIVGQIWIDGIEISKIGLHDLRSRLSIIPQDPTMFEGTVRSNLDPLEVYNDEQIWEALDKVQLGDEVRKKEKKLYSAVTENGENWSMGQRQLVCLGRALLKSSKLLVLDEATASVDTATDYQIQQTLRQHFSGSTVITIAHRITSILDNDKVLLLDNGLVLEYDSPAKLLETKSSSFAKLFKEYTRRFNS, encoded by the exons ATGGACGGTTTTGAAGAATTAAAGAATGACTTTAATATTTGGATATTCTTTTTGCATTCTTCTACAACCATTTTCCTACAAGAGTTTTCTGCTTATTTtcacttaatttttttagtaGTTGTATTCATTTCATGGGCTTCCAAGAGACCCAAGATGCCTACTTTTGAAAATTCCAAACCAATGTTGAAGGATACATACTTTTACTATTCATTAGCCCTAAGATCTTGTATAGGTCTGTCTTTCTGTGGTCTTCTCCTATGCGTGTTAAACTATCTCTTTGAGTATAGCCATGGTTGGTCTGATCTAATGATTGTTGCCCAATTGGATCTTGCATCTAGAATACTCACTTGGTTTGTTATATCTATTTACTTTAACTCCCAGTTTTCCCAGTCAAGTGAGCACAAGTTCCCCATTCTACTAAAGATTTGGTGCGTCTTCTACTTCCTAATGTCTTGTTCTTATATTGTTATACATCTTGGTATGTATTGGAAACATTCTTCCTTACCATTCCTGCTATGGGTCTCTGATGCAGTATCCattattgttattttgttattttgttataCTGGGTTGCTTGGCAAGGGtcgagaagaagaaaatttcaatctcTTGGAGCCTCTTTTAGAAACTATTACTGGCCAAAACAATAGTCATGATGAGCAAGGAGCAAGTGTTGGTGGAGAGAGTATAACTCCTTATGCAAAGGCCAAtcttataaatctttttacttTCGCTTGGATGGGCCCTTTGCTTACACTCGGGTATAAAAAAACATTGAACCTTGAAGATGTTCCTCAGCTTGCCGATTGTGATAGTGCCAATGTagtattttctcattttataaataaatttgaagatgacgatgatgatgatgacagtTGTAATGGGGGTCAGATAAACACCCTTAAATTGGTGAAGACATTGATTCTCTTAATGTGGAAAGAAATTCTATGGACAGCTCTACTCTCCATTGTATACACATTGGCTTCTTATATTGGACCATACTTTATTGAGCCATTTGTACAGTATCTCAATAGCCCTCACCAATTAAAATATAGAGGCTATATGctagtatttattttctttctttcaaagctCATAAATTGCCTCTCAAAGAGACACTTATTCTTTCAATTGCGAAAGATGGCAATTAGGGTCCGTGCTGCCTTATTCTCAATAATCTATAGGAAGGGTCTCAGACTTTCGAGCCAATCGAAGCAGAGCCACACTAGTGGGGAGAACACTAACTTGATGAGTGTCGATGTTGAGaggattggatttttttgttggtaCCTGCATGATATATGGAGGGTGCCTATTGAGATTGTTCTAGCATTATTAATCTTATACAAGAGGCTTGGGATTGCTTCACTTGCAGCTTTTGTTGCCACAATTGTTTTGATGTTAGCAAATGTTCCACTGGGAAAACTACTGGAGAAATTTCAAGGGAAACTGATGGATTCAAAGGATCGAAGGATGAAGGTGACATCTGAGGCTCTAAGAAATATGAGAATTCTCAAGCTCCAGGGCTGGGAGATGAAGTTCTTGGCTAAGATAATTGAGCTCAGGGACACTGAAACAAGATGGTTAAAAAAAGTACTTCATACATCAGCTATTAGTGGCTTTGTCTATTTTTCTGCTCCCATGTTTGTTTCCATGATTACTTTTGGTTTTTGTATCCTTATAGGAATTCCGTTAGAATCAGGGAAGATTCTATCTGCACTTGCTACATTTGAGATATTGCAAGAACCCATTTATAATCTCCCAGACACAATCTCTATGGTAGTTCAGACTAAAGTTTCTCTTAATCGGGTAGTCTCATTCCTTTGTCTTGATGATCTTCATTCGAATATAGTACAAAAGCTCCCAAGAGATGGTTCTGAGGTTGCAATTGAAATAGTCAAgggaaatttctcttggaatcttAATTCCCCTAGTCTTGTATTAAAAGATGTTAATTTTCGAGTGTACCATGGAATGAGAGTGGCTATTTGTGGTTCTGTTGGGTCAGGAAAATCAAGTCTACTTTCATGCATATTGGGAGAAGTGTCGAAGGTATCTGGAGATATTGAATTGAATGGCACGAAAGCATATGTTGCACAATCTCCTTGGATACAGAGTGGCAAGATAGTTGATAATATATTGTTTGGCAAGGAAATGGACAAGGAAAGATATGAAAAGATCCTTGAAGCATGTTCATTGAAGAAGGACCTAGAAGTCTTTGCCTTTGGGGACCAGACTATCataggggagagggggatcaaccTGAGTGGTGGACAGAAGCAAAGAATCCAAATTGCACGTGCTTTATACCATGATGCTGATATTTATCTACTTGATGATCCTTTTAGTGCTGTGGATGCTCAGACAGGAACTCATCTTTTTAAG GAGTGTTTGCTGGGAATTTTAGGTTCAAAAACACTACTTTATGTTACCCATCAAGTAGAGTTCTTAACATCTGCTGATCTTATCCTG GTTATGAGAGAAGGAAGGATTACTCAAATAGGAAAGTATGAAGAAATTCTTAGTTCAGGAACTGACTTTAGTGAGTTAGTTGGTGCACATGAAAAAGCTTTTTCAGACTTTAACTTTACAGGGCATGGGGTTGCTTTAGATAATTTAGTCAATGGTGAGGAAGATAGTAACATATTATGTAGAAAAAAGTCTATTCAAAATGATAAGGAAATAGAAccaaaaaatgataaaacagaaaaaattgtTCGATTCGAAGAGCAActtgtccaagaagaaaagagagaaaatggtgAAGTTGGTTTTTCAGTTTATTGGAAGTATATTACCGCCACATATAAAGGGGCTTTTGTACCATTAATATTGGTGGCACAAATTCTTTTTCAGCTTCTCCTAATAGTTAGTAGTTATTGGATGGTAATGGGTACTCCCGATTCGAAGGATATAAAACCTCATGTTAAAGGATCCACTctcatctttgttttttttactttaaCATTTGGAAGCTCTCTTTGTATACTTATAAGGTCTATGCTCGTTGTAACTGTCGGATACAAGACGGCTACAATGCTTTTCAACAAAATGCATTTGTGTATTTTTCGTGCTCCTCTATCATTTTTTGATTCTACTCCAAGTGGAAGGATCTTAAATCGG GCATCCATAGATCAAAGTGCACTTGATATCTCTATCCCACATGAAATTGAAGCATTTCTTATTTCAATCATAGCATTCGTGGGAACTACTGCAGTGATGTCACAACTTGCATGGCAAATGTTAATAGTTTTTATTCCAGTGACTTTGACATGCATCTGGTACCAG AAATACTACATACGTGCAGCACGTGAACTATCAAGATTATTTGGAGTTTGTCAGGCTCCAATTGTACAACATTTTGTTGAATCTAGTCTAGGTTCAACCACAATCAGGTGCTTCAACCAAGAAGAACGATTTATGGACACAAACCTAAAGTTGGTGGATGGGTATTCCCGACCCAAATTCCATTTCTCTGGTGCGATAGAGTGGTTATGTTTCCGCATGGATATGTTGGCATCCATCACATATGCTATTTGTTTGGTTTTCTTGATCCTGGTACCAAAGGGAGTACTCAGTTCTG gTGTTATGGGATTAGCAGTTACATATGGGCTTAGTTTTAGTATGCATGCGATCGTATGGGATCTTAATAGGCTTGAGACCAAAATCATATCTGTTGAGAGGATACTACAGTACATCTACATCCCCAGTGAACCCCCTCTATTGGTAGAAGACAATAGGCCAAGTTGTGAATGGCCATCACAAGGGAAAGTTGATATTATTGATCTCCAG ATCCAATATGCCCCACACCTTCCACTTATATTACATGGTCTCACATGCACTTTCCCTGGAGGGATGAAGATTGGAATCGTTGGGCGAACAGGAAGTGGTAAATCAACTCTTGCATTGGCTATCTTTCGTGTGATTGAACCTATAGTTGGTCAAATTTGGATAGATGGTATCGAAATCTCTAAGATTGGCCTTCATGACTTACGGTCAAGATTGAGCATCATCCCACAAGACCCAACAATGTTTGAGGGGACTGTAAGAAGCAATCTTGACCCACTTGAAGTGTACAATGATGAACAAATCTGGGAG